A window of the Streptomyces sp. NBC_00250 genome harbors these coding sequences:
- a CDS encoding LacI family DNA-binding transcriptional regulator produces the protein MADVATMAGVSSQTVSRVANNRENVDANTREKVLSAMQELGYRPNTAARALVTGRFGALGVVSFDVGAHGNARTLAAIADAAHEADFSVNFMGVRAQTEAAVRRAFQHLMLQSVDGIVLVESQMLDTPSLRLPPSMPVVVADGDTGHRYPHVDFDQAHGAHSVVSHLLGLGHRTVWHLAGPRDSFAARRRAESWQRTLTAAGAPVPPVLYGDWSAESGYRAGLGIARRREVTAVFAANDQMALGMLRALRESGRDVPGDISVAGFDDIAEAAYLHPPLTTVHQDFEVVGRHCVSLLLDQIEGRTDGPRRRAVEPVLVVRSSTAPPPPDTSA, from the coding sequence ATGGCGGACGTCGCCACGATGGCGGGCGTCTCCTCGCAGACCGTGTCCCGCGTGGCGAACAACCGTGAGAACGTCGACGCGAACACCCGCGAGAAGGTGCTCTCAGCCATGCAGGAGCTCGGCTACCGTCCCAACACGGCGGCCCGCGCCCTGGTCACCGGCCGGTTCGGAGCCCTGGGCGTGGTCAGCTTCGACGTCGGCGCGCACGGCAACGCCCGCACCCTCGCCGCGATCGCCGACGCCGCCCACGAGGCCGACTTCTCCGTCAACTTCATGGGCGTACGGGCACAGACCGAGGCCGCGGTGCGGCGCGCGTTCCAGCACCTGATGCTGCAGTCCGTCGACGGCATCGTGCTCGTCGAGTCGCAGATGCTCGACACGCCCTCCCTCCGTCTCCCACCGTCGATGCCGGTGGTCGTGGCCGACGGCGACACCGGCCACCGCTACCCCCATGTCGACTTCGACCAGGCCCACGGCGCCCACAGCGTGGTGAGCCACCTCCTCGGCCTCGGGCACCGGACGGTCTGGCATCTGGCGGGCCCGCGCGACTCGTTCGCGGCGCGGCGGCGCGCCGAGTCCTGGCAGCGGACCCTGACGGCGGCGGGCGCGCCCGTACCCCCGGTGCTGTACGGGGACTGGTCGGCGGAGTCCGGCTACCGGGCGGGCCTCGGCATCGCCCGCCGCCGGGAGGTGACCGCCGTCTTCGCCGCCAACGACCAGATGGCGCTCGGGATGCTGCGGGCCCTGCGCGAGTCGGGGCGTGACGTGCCCGGGGACATCAGCGTGGCCGGGTTCGACGACATCGCCGAGGCCGCCTACCTCCATCCGCCGTTGACGACGGTGCACCAGGACTTCGAGGTGGTCGGCAGGCACTGCGTCTCGCTGCTGCTCGACCAGATCGAGGGACGCACGGACGGCCCCCGCCGCAGGGCGGTGGAACCGGTTCTGGTGGTCCGTTCGAGTACGGCCCCACCACCACCGGACACCTCGGCCTGA
- a CDS encoding LacI family DNA-binding transcriptional regulator codes for MADVAQLAGVSSQTVSRVSNGDAAVVESTRTKVLDAMKQLGYRPNSAARALKRGEFRAIGVITMGLSSTGNVRTLEAIAGSASRAGYAVTLIPLDAPTQDNVRGAFTRLDELAVDAVVLIMEVHLLDTAALTLPPHVKVVVVDSDATGRFPVVDTDQRQGARTAVRHLLDLGHATVWHVAGPEESFAAGRRAEAWEAVLREEGRKVPPVLRGDWTPESGYEAGLRLADEPDCGAVFVANDQMALGVLRAFHERGRRVPEDVSVVGFDDIAEAASFIPPLTTVRQDFAQVGELCVDAVLRELRGETVTGVRLVPTTLTERASTGAPGGPEGPGTRGRSR; via the coding sequence ATGGCGGACGTCGCCCAGCTCGCGGGGGTCTCCTCGCAGACGGTCTCCCGCGTCTCCAACGGCGACGCGGCCGTCGTCGAGAGCACCCGCACGAAGGTCCTCGACGCCATGAAACAGCTGGGCTACCGGCCCAACAGCGCGGCCCGCGCCCTCAAGCGAGGCGAGTTCCGTGCCATCGGCGTGATCACCATGGGCCTCTCCAGCACCGGCAACGTCCGCACCCTTGAGGCCATCGCCGGATCGGCCTCCCGCGCGGGATACGCCGTCACGCTCATCCCGCTCGACGCGCCCACCCAGGACAACGTCAGGGGAGCCTTCACCCGGCTCGACGAACTGGCCGTCGACGCCGTCGTGCTCATCATGGAGGTCCACCTCCTCGACACCGCCGCGCTCACCCTGCCCCCGCACGTCAAGGTGGTCGTGGTGGACTCCGACGCCACCGGCCGCTTCCCGGTCGTGGACACCGACCAGCGGCAGGGCGCCCGCACGGCGGTGCGGCACCTGCTCGACCTCGGGCACGCCACCGTGTGGCACGTCGCGGGACCCGAGGAGTCCTTCGCGGCCGGCCGCCGCGCGGAGGCCTGGGAGGCCGTCCTGCGCGAGGAGGGGCGGAAGGTACCGCCCGTCCTCCGAGGGGACTGGACCCCCGAGTCCGGATACGAGGCGGGGCTGCGGCTCGCCGACGAGCCCGACTGCGGCGCGGTGTTCGTTGCCAACGACCAGATGGCGCTCGGCGTGCTCAGGGCCTTCCACGAGCGGGGGCGGCGGGTGCCCGAGGACGTGAGCGTCGTCGGCTTCGACGACATCGCGGAGGCGGCCTCCTTCATCCCGCCGCTGACGACCGTGCGCCAGGACTTCGCCCAGGTGGGGGAGTTGTGCGTGGACGCGGTGCTGCGCGAACTGCGGGGGGAGACGGTGACGGGTGTACGCCTCGTCCCGACGACCCTGACGGAACGGGCGAGCACGGGGGCGCCGGGGGGTCCGGAGGGCCCGGGGACGAGGGGCCGGTCGAGGTAG
- a CDS encoding carbohydrate ABC transporter permease, which yields MTLLSTRATAAPPPRPRARFRLRKEALVGWGFAGPFVAVFGLVFLAPIGYALYLSLFQDRLIGGTSFVGLDNYGKALTDPRFWEGLTRVGLFLLVQVPVMLGIALLVALAIDSGRLYGKASFRVSIFLPYAVPAVVASLIWGFMYGTRFGLVGNVNDAFGIALPDPLSPSLVLASIGNIVTWEFVGYNMLIFYAALKVVPRSLYEAAAIDGAGEWRVVTSIKLPAIRSALVIATIFSIIGSFQLFNEPSILQKLAPNAITSDFTPNLYTYSLSFSGQQHNYAATVAIVMGVLTAIIAYAVQLRGMRKG from the coding sequence ATGACGCTCCTGTCGACGCGCGCTACGGCAGCACCACCGCCCCGCCCACGAGCCCGCTTCCGTCTCCGCAAGGAGGCCCTCGTGGGCTGGGGATTCGCCGGCCCGTTCGTCGCGGTCTTCGGCCTCGTCTTCCTCGCGCCGATCGGATACGCGCTGTACCTGAGCCTCTTCCAGGACCGGCTCATCGGCGGCACCTCCTTCGTCGGGCTCGACAACTACGGCAAGGCACTCACCGACCCCCGCTTCTGGGAGGGTCTGACCCGGGTCGGCCTCTTCCTCCTGGTCCAGGTGCCGGTGATGCTGGGCATCGCCCTGCTCGTCGCCCTCGCGATCGACAGCGGCCGGCTCTACGGCAAGGCCTCCTTCCGCGTCTCGATCTTCCTCCCCTACGCCGTGCCCGCCGTCGTCGCCAGCCTCATCTGGGGCTTCATGTACGGCACGCGGTTCGGCCTCGTCGGGAACGTCAACGACGCGTTCGGGATCGCGCTGCCGGACCCGCTCTCCCCCTCCCTGGTCCTCGCCTCCATCGGCAACATCGTGACCTGGGAGTTCGTCGGGTACAACATGCTGATCTTCTACGCCGCCCTCAAGGTCGTGCCCCGCTCGCTCTACGAGGCCGCGGCGATCGACGGCGCCGGCGAGTGGCGGGTCGTCACCTCGATCAAACTGCCCGCGATCCGCAGCGCGCTCGTCATCGCCACGATCTTCTCGATCATCGGCAGCTTCCAGCTCTTCAACGAGCCGAGCATCCTGCAGAAGCTCGCTCCCAACGCCATCACCAGCGACTTCACCCCCAACCTCTACACCTACTCGCTGTCCTTCTCGGGCCAGCAGCACAACTACGCGGCGACCGTGGCGATCGTGATGGGTGTCCTCACCGCGATCATCGCCTACGCGGTCCAGCTGCGCGGCATGCGGAAGGGCTGA